The following proteins are co-located in the Trichormus variabilis 0441 genome:
- a CDS encoding N-acetylmuramoyl-L-alanine amidase codes for MKKVLIPVILSCVVTSSVALSSSPLKVVYPPTNHQTSAEKIFFIGTAPPNGQVLVNGKPINRSRSGHFAPSFPLQLGENIFTVRHQNQELQIKVTRLSNQPELPQGLAFAKGSLTPTADIARLPGELICFSAIAPPNASVSVKLGNQTVALLPQPQQAILPSNLAALTGQNQPTTQSIPGKYEGCTTVSVATDLEQPQYQLTLNGKTITQPSAGKITILSPTQLPVAEVVADAGVARTGPSTDFSRLTPLPKGTRATVTGKEGEWFRLEYGAWINSQETRILPGSVPPRTVIRSVGYRRLPGTTEMLFPLQTPVPVSVQQGEKTFTLTLYNTTAQTDIIRLDDDPLISRLDWQQIASGEVKYTFNLKKAQQWGYKLRYDGTTLVLALRHAPVIRQNRQKPLSGIKILLDPGHGGKESGATGPTGYLEKDVNLAVSKLLRDELLKLGANVVMTRDDDRDVSLPERQAIINREEPAIALSVHYNSLPDNGDAENTKGVGTFWYNAQAHSLAVFMHNYLVNKLRRPSYGVFWNNLALTRPAAAPSVLLELGFMSNPDEFEWVTNPQEQKKLAEVLAEGITEWFRSVKS; via the coding sequence GTGAAAAAAGTTCTCATCCCAGTAATATTAAGCTGCGTTGTCACCTCCTCCGTTGCTTTGTCTTCCTCACCTCTCAAAGTTGTTTATCCGCCGACAAACCACCAGACTAGTGCAGAAAAAATCTTTTTTATTGGTACAGCACCACCAAACGGCCAAGTTCTCGTTAATGGTAAGCCAATTAATCGCAGTCGGTCTGGCCATTTTGCCCCAAGTTTTCCCTTACAGTTAGGAGAGAATATCTTCACAGTACGTCACCAAAATCAAGAGCTTCAGATTAAGGTGACAAGGCTGAGTAATCAACCAGAGCTACCACAGGGTTTAGCATTTGCTAAAGGTTCTCTCACACCAACTGCCGACATTGCCAGACTACCCGGAGAACTAATTTGTTTTAGCGCTATTGCACCTCCTAACGCCAGTGTCTCTGTGAAACTGGGTAATCAAACTGTGGCACTTTTACCTCAACCACAACAAGCAATACTACCAAGTAATTTGGCTGCGCTCACTGGACAAAATCAACCCACTACCCAGTCTATCCCAGGAAAGTATGAGGGTTGCACAACAGTATCAGTTGCAACAGATTTGGAACAACCTCAATACCAACTGACACTTAATGGTAAGACGATAACTCAACCAAGTGCTGGCAAAATTACAATTCTCTCACCCACGCAGTTACCTGTAGCTGAGGTGGTAGCAGACGCAGGAGTTGCCCGGACTGGTCCTAGTACCGATTTTTCTCGACTTACACCACTGCCTAAAGGAACACGAGCCACTGTCACAGGTAAAGAAGGTGAATGGTTTCGCCTAGAATATGGTGCTTGGATTAATAGTCAGGAAACTCGCATTCTTCCAGGAAGCGTTCCGCCACGGACTGTTATACGTAGTGTCGGATATCGAAGACTTCCAGGTACGACAGAAATGCTTTTCCCTCTCCAAACCCCTGTACCTGTGAGTGTGCAACAAGGAGAAAAAACTTTCACCCTGACACTCTACAACACCACTGCCCAAACAGATATTATTCGCCTTGATGATGACCCTCTAATTTCTCGTCTAGATTGGCAGCAAATAGCCTCAGGAGAGGTAAAATACACCTTCAACCTGAAAAAAGCTCAACAGTGGGGATATAAGCTGAGATACGACGGTACAACCCTGGTGTTAGCTTTACGCCATGCGCCTGTTATCAGGCAGAATAGGCAAAAGCCCTTATCTGGTATCAAGATTCTACTCGATCCTGGTCATGGTGGTAAAGAATCTGGCGCAACTGGGCCGACTGGATATTTAGAAAAGGACGTAAATCTGGCAGTATCTAAGTTATTGCGTGATGAATTGCTCAAATTAGGGGCAAATGTAGTGATGACTAGGGATGATGATCGGGATGTGTCTTTGCCAGAGCGTCAAGCAATTATCAATCGAGAAGAACCAGCGATCGCTCTTTCCGTCCATTACAATTCCCTACCCGATAATGGTGATGCGGAAAACACTAAGGGAGTTGGTACATTTTGGTACAATGCTCAAGCCCATAGTCTAGCAGTATTTATGCACAATTACCTTGTGAATAAACTCCGTAGACCTTCTTATGGTGTGTTTTGGAATAACCTGGCACTCACACGCCCCGCCGCCGCACCCTCAGTATTATTAGAGTTGGGTTTTATGAGCAATCCCGATGAATTTGAGTGGGTGACAAACCCCCAAGAGCAGAAGAAGTTAGCGGAGGTTTTGGCTGAAGGGATAACCGAGTGGTTTAGGAGTGTTAAATCCTAA
- a CDS encoding XisI protein — translation MDKLTEYPKIIKRILTEYVELCKQNPNPGIETFLIVDESKAHYIWMNLGWQNGDRISGMTVYVRIRDDKFWIEEDWTEDGIATDLVRAGIPKEDIVLAFHEPKMRQYTDFAIVS, via the coding sequence ATGGATAAATTAACTGAGTATCCCAAAATAATTAAACGTATTTTGACTGAGTATGTAGAACTATGCAAGCAGAATCCTAATCCAGGTATTGAGACATTTTTAATTGTAGACGAGTCCAAGGCTCATTACATTTGGATGAATCTAGGTTGGCAAAATGGCGATCGCATTTCTGGTATGACTGTCTATGTGCGGATTCGTGATGATAAGTTTTGGATTGAAGAAGATTGGACTGAAGACGGTATAGCAACTGATCTGGTTCGTGCTGGTATCCCCAAAGAAGACATTGTTTTAGCATTTCATGAGCCTAAGATGAGACAATACACCGATTTTGCTATAGTCTCGTAA
- a CDS encoding element excision factor XisH family protein, with the protein MPKLDTIHNAVKNGLVKDGWAITHDPYVIQYRRTTLYADLGADRAIAAQRDKQKLVVEVKSFISASKIQDLKEALGQYDIYRYLLEETAPDRKLYISVSKVAYHNFFTQDVIQLILKKHQLPIIVVDIEAEEITQWIN; encoded by the coding sequence ATGCCTAAGCTAGATACTATTCATAATGCGGTAAAGAATGGACTGGTAAAAGATGGCTGGGCAATTACACATGACCCTTACGTAATTCAGTATCGCAGAACAACATTGTACGCTGATCTGGGTGCTGATCGTGCGATCGCAGCCCAACGAGACAAGCAAAAACTGGTTGTAGAAGTGAAAAGCTTCATTAGTGCATCAAAAATACAAGATTTGAAAGAGGCACTTGGTCAATACGATATCTACCGTTATCTTTTAGAGGAAACAGCACCAGACCGTAAATTGTATATTTCTGTCAGCAAAGTTGCTTATCATAACTTTTTTACTCAGGATGTAATTCAACTCATTCTCAAGAAACATCAACTTCCAATTATTGTTGTAGATATAGAGGCAGAGGAGATTACGCAATGGATAAATTAA
- a CDS encoding DUF2085 domain-containing protein has translation MVRVVLTKELQINWVSFIADFMLVGMVFGPPVAPFLAASGVWLLGGIADIIYFMGNHVCPQPEMGLDLAPPFIMAVCMRCYGTVTGLLITRLLYAATGGKGFYWLSQYGWNGAAFASVFMMAYPVELAAQIFGLWDFNNYLVTPFGLITGLAWGLFAMPILHGWQRD, from the coding sequence ATGGTAAGAGTAGTTTTAACAAAAGAGTTACAAATTAATTGGGTCAGTTTCATTGCTGACTTTATGCTGGTGGGAATGGTATTTGGCCCACCAGTAGCTCCCTTTCTGGCTGCGTCTGGAGTATGGTTGCTTGGGGGTATTGCGGATATTATTTATTTCATGGGTAATCATGTGTGTCCGCAACCAGAAATGGGCTTAGATTTAGCACCCCCATTTATCATGGCTGTTTGTATGCGCTGTTACGGTACTGTCACAGGATTATTAATTACTCGCCTGCTATATGCTGCGACTGGCGGCAAAGGTTTTTACTGGCTCAGTCAATATGGTTGGAATGGTGCAGCTTTCGCCAGTGTATTCATGATGGCTTATCCTGTGGAATTAGCAGCCCAAATTTTCGGTTTATGGGATTTTAATAATTACTTAGTTACACCATTTGGATTAATTACAGGTTTAGCTTGGGGACTATTTGCAATGCCAATTTTACACGGTTGGCAGCGTGATTGA
- a CDS encoding TIGR00300 family protein: MTSRIRFLMCPPDHYDVDYVINPWMEGNIHKSSRDRAVEQWQGLYQILKEHAIVDLVTPQKGWPDLVFTANAGLVLGDNVVLSRFLHKERQGEEPYFKEWFENNGYTVYELPKDLPFEGAGDALLDREGRWLWAGYGFRSELDSHPYLAKWLDIEVLSLRLIDERFYHLDTCFCPLANGYLLYYPGAFDSYSNRLIEMRVAPEKRIAIAEADAVNFACNTVNVENIVIMNKASNALKQSLEDVGFQVLETPLTEFLKAGGAAKCLTLRVTEPVRDEVHANVYVESRIIRIEGHLLDSGLINRALDMIVDTGGSFQVLNFNLGEQRQSTSAAEVKVSAPSHEVMEEIISQLIDLGAVDLPQDERDAKLEPVTQDGVAPDDFYVSTIYPTEVRINGQWIKVENQRMDGAIAISQTPNGLLARCKILRDLKAGEQVIVDVLGIRTIRKTESREQRNTQEFSFMSGGVSSERRVELVVEQVAWELRKIRDAGGKVVVTAGPVVIHTGGGEHLSRLIREGYVQALLGGNAIAVHDIEQNMMGTSLGVDMKRGVAVRGGHRHHLKVINTIRRYGSIAKGVEAGIIRSGVMYECVRNQVPFVLAGSIRDDGPLPDTQMDLIKAQEEYAKHLEGAEMILMLSSMLHSIGVGNMTPAGVKMVCVDINPAVVTKLSDRGSIESVGVVTDVGLFLSLLTQQLDKLTSPYVSKVG; encoded by the coding sequence ATGACTTCTCGGATTCGTTTTTTGATGTGTCCCCCTGACCACTATGATGTGGACTATGTGATTAACCCCTGGATGGAAGGGAATATTCACAAGTCATCACGCGATCGCGCTGTAGAACAGTGGCAGGGACTATACCAAATCCTTAAAGAACACGCCATTGTAGATTTGGTGACACCCCAAAAGGGTTGGCCTGATCTAGTTTTTACCGCTAATGCTGGTTTGGTGTTGGGTGATAATGTTGTCCTGAGTCGCTTTTTACACAAAGAGCGTCAGGGAGAAGAACCATACTTCAAAGAATGGTTTGAAAACAACGGTTACACAGTTTATGAATTACCTAAAGACTTACCATTTGAAGGTGCAGGCGACGCTCTACTAGACAGAGAAGGGCGTTGGCTGTGGGCTGGTTATGGTTTCCGTTCGGAATTAGATTCCCACCCATATTTGGCTAAATGGCTGGATATTGAAGTACTATCCCTGCGATTGATAGATGAGCGGTTCTATCATCTAGATACCTGCTTCTGTCCACTAGCTAACGGCTATTTGCTCTACTATCCTGGTGCATTTGATTCCTACTCCAATCGTCTAATTGAGATGCGAGTTGCACCGGAAAAACGCATAGCCATTGCTGAAGCCGATGCTGTGAACTTTGCTTGTAACACGGTGAACGTGGAAAACATCGTCATTATGAACAAAGCCAGCAATGCTTTGAAACAAAGCTTGGAAGATGTTGGTTTCCAAGTTCTAGAAACGCCACTCACCGAATTTCTCAAGGCTGGTGGTGCGGCGAAATGTCTCACCTTACGGGTAACAGAACCAGTCAGAGACGAAGTTCACGCCAACGTATATGTAGAGAGCCGCATTATTCGCATCGAAGGGCATTTACTTGATTCTGGCTTGATTAACCGCGCCTTAGACATGATTGTCGATACTGGTGGTAGCTTCCAGGTTCTGAATTTTAACTTGGGAGAACAACGCCAAAGCACATCCGCCGCCGAAGTCAAGGTGTCCGCACCTTCCCACGAGGTGATGGAAGAAATCATTTCTCAGCTCATTGATTTGGGTGCGGTAGACTTGCCTCAAGATGAGCGCGATGCCAAACTTGAACCTGTAACTCAAGATGGTGTAGCCCCTGATGATTTCTATGTAAGTACCATTTATCCTACAGAAGTCAGAATTAATGGGCAGTGGATCAAAGTCGAAAATCAACGGATGGATGGAGCGATCGCCATCTCTCAAACCCCCAATGGTCTACTAGCACGGTGTAAAATATTACGTGACCTCAAAGCGGGTGAACAGGTAATTGTCGATGTGTTAGGTATCCGCACCATCCGCAAAACCGAATCACGAGAACAACGCAACACCCAAGAATTTAGCTTTATGTCTGGGGGAGTTTCCAGCGAACGGCGGGTGGAATTGGTGGTTGAGCAAGTCGCCTGGGAATTGCGGAAAATACGGGATGCTGGTGGCAAAGTAGTTGTCACAGCCGGGCCTGTGGTAATTCACACTGGTGGCGGTGAACACCTATCCAGATTGATTCGGGAAGGCTACGTACAAGCATTACTGGGTGGAAATGCGATCGCCGTCCACGACATCGAACAAAATATGATGGGTACATCCTTGGGTGTGGACATGAAGCGGGGTGTCGCCGTTCGTGGTGGACATCGCCATCACCTCAAGGTAATCAACACTATCCGCCGTTATGGCAGTATAGCCAAAGGTGTGGAAGCAGGGATTATTCGTAGCGGTGTGATGTATGAATGCGTCCGCAATCAAGTCCCCTTTGTTCTAGCTGGTTCCATTCGGGATGATGGCCCCTTACCCGATACCCAGATGGATTTAATCAAGGCGCAGGAGGAATACGCCAAACATCTAGAAGGCGCGGAGATGATTTTGATGCTGTCATCAATGCTGCATTCCATTGGTGTGGGGAATATGACCCCAGCCGGCGTGAAAATGGTCTGTGTAGATATTAACCCAGCCGTCGTGACAAAATTGAGCGATCGCGGTTCTATCGAATCAGTAGGCGTAGTTACAGATGTAGGATTATTCCTCAGTCTGCTAACCCAGCAGTTAGATAAGTTGACAAGCCCCTACGTTTCTAAGGTAGGTTAG
- a CDS encoding NUDIX hydrolase, whose amino-acid sequence MRGKVSKELNQSGVIPYRERNGKIEILLITTRDRQSWVIPKGGIVNGMTPPDSAAKEAWEEAGVIGQVDVNELGTYKYRKRGKVYRVKMYLLPVEMISNNYPEANKRYRRWLDANQAIKLIKKDSLKRILKGFIQTKSHACSSSLEFSQ is encoded by the coding sequence ATGAGAGGAAAAGTCAGCAAAGAATTAAACCAGTCTGGGGTAATTCCTTATAGAGAAAGAAATGGAAAAATTGAAATATTATTGATTACGACACGCGATCGCCAGAGTTGGGTAATTCCCAAAGGTGGAATCGTTAACGGCATGACTCCCCCTGATTCAGCAGCTAAAGAGGCCTGGGAAGAAGCAGGTGTCATCGGGCAAGTAGATGTTAATGAACTGGGTACTTATAAATATCGTAAACGAGGCAAAGTTTACCGAGTTAAAATGTATTTATTACCAGTCGAAATGATAAGTAATAATTATCCAGAAGCCAATAAAAGATATCGACGTTGGCTAGATGCCAATCAAGCTATTAAACTTATTAAAAAAGATTCTCTCAAGCGTATTCTAAAAGGATTTATCCAAACCAAATCTCATGCTTGTTCCTCATCTCTTGAATTCAGTCAATAG
- a CDS encoding TetR/AcrR family transcriptional regulator produces MVSPPLSTRQRLIQAALELFTAQGVSGTTTRQIAEKAAVNEVTLFRNFGNKHGLLLAVLEESAAFTNLGESLVQRATPPGNVYQALKDYASDSLQALERVPELVRSVVGEADQFPAENRRALGRGLTEANRYVAQYLATVIQQGDLNTYLPAEKLASLLNGMILGYAVIEFTSEFHQLWESRDDFLENLVELFLHGAMSATANTNKKVITREVADLPATLVHEILRQARKTGIQDYAIAYVLFAAGLSVTEIVNLQRNHQIYDSHGHFLQITIPGFVRQVPVNQWILGKRYGSYTDNPLTKWLKSRKDNYAAMFINTAGEPITESEVLEYWQAWTQALLTPQGQAPEIDQAQHTWRVEMLMRGISLENLSIITACDRIQLQPYAHRAKEKAALEQATRLDQKP; encoded by the coding sequence ATGGTTTCTCCACCGCTTTCAACTCGCCAACGCTTGATACAAGCTGCACTAGAGTTATTTACGGCTCAGGGAGTTAGTGGCACTACCACCCGCCAAATTGCTGAAAAAGCCGCAGTTAATGAAGTGACTTTGTTCCGAAATTTTGGTAACAAACATGGATTGCTTTTGGCTGTGCTAGAAGAATCGGCAGCTTTTACAAATTTGGGTGAATCTTTGGTACAACGGGCAACGCCTCCAGGGAATGTTTATCAGGCATTAAAAGACTATGCAAGTGACAGCTTGCAGGCTTTGGAAAGGGTGCCTGAACTAGTTAGGTCTGTGGTAGGAGAAGCTGACCAATTTCCGGCAGAGAACCGCCGTGCTTTAGGACGGGGATTAACAGAGGCTAACCGTTATGTGGCTCAATATTTAGCCACTGTAATTCAACAGGGAGACTTAAACACTTATCTACCCGCAGAAAAATTGGCAAGTTTACTCAATGGAATGATCTTAGGCTATGCTGTGATTGAATTTACCAGCGAATTTCATCAATTATGGGAGAGTCGGGATGATTTTCTGGAAAATTTGGTGGAATTATTCTTACACGGCGCAATGTCAGCCACAGCCAATACAAATAAAAAAGTTATTACTAGAGAAGTTGCTGATTTACCTGCTACGTTAGTTCACGAAATTCTCCGACAAGCGAGAAAGACAGGCATACAAGATTATGCGATCGCCTACGTTTTATTTGCGGCTGGCTTATCTGTCACAGAAATAGTTAACTTACAACGTAATCATCAAATATATGACTCTCACGGGCATTTTCTGCAAATCACCATCCCCGGATTTGTCCGTCAAGTTCCTGTCAATCAGTGGATTTTAGGTAAACGCTATGGTTCCTACACAGATAATCCCTTAACTAAATGGCTGAAAAGTCGTAAAGATAATTATGCAGCCATGTTTATTAATACAGCAGGTGAGCCAATAACTGAATCTGAGGTTTTGGAATATTGGCAAGCATGGACTCAAGCATTATTAACCCCCCAAGGACAAGCACCAGAAATCGACCAAGCACAGCATACCTGGCGTGTAGAAATGTTAATGAGGGGCATAAGTTTGGAAAATTTAAGCATTATTACAGCTTGCGATCGCATTCAATTACAACCATATGCCCACAGAGCTAAGGAGAAAGCTGCACTTGAGCAAGCAACTCGTTTGGATCAAAAACCATGA
- a CDS encoding acyl-CoA desaturase: protein MTVKHLAIAPEGKKSLRLNWTNVAFFTTVHALALLAPWFFSWSALGLLLFLHWLFGSIGICLGYHRLLSHKSFQVPKWLEYAIATIGALAMQGGPIFWIGGHRQHHAHTEDVNLDPYSSQRGFWWSHMLWILYPRSEFFDYEIYQKYAPDLARQPFYRWLDRYFLLLQIPFGLLLYAIGGWSFVIYGVVLRAVLLWHSTWFVNSATHMWGYRTFNADDNARNLWWVSIVTYGEGWHNNHHTFPNVAKAGFQWWEVDVTWWSIKLLQTLGLAKKVVLPPSQRMNQG, encoded by the coding sequence ATGACCGTAAAACATCTGGCAATCGCCCCTGAGGGGAAGAAGTCATTGCGCCTCAATTGGACAAATGTGGCATTTTTTACCACTGTTCACGCTCTAGCTTTGTTGGCTCCTTGGTTTTTTTCCTGGTCAGCATTGGGTTTGCTGTTGTTTCTCCACTGGTTGTTTGGCAGCATTGGCATTTGCCTTGGGTATCATAGATTACTTAGTCATAAAAGTTTTCAAGTACCCAAATGGTTGGAATATGCGATCGCCACTATCGGCGCATTGGCTATGCAGGGAGGGCCAATTTTTTGGATTGGGGGACACCGCCAGCATCATGCTCACACCGAAGATGTCAATTTAGATCCATATTCTTCCCAGCGTGGATTTTGGTGGAGCCATATGTTGTGGATTTTATATCCCCGCTCCGAATTTTTCGACTATGAAATCTATCAAAAGTATGCGCCTGACTTAGCAAGACAACCATTTTATCGTTGGTTAGATCGTTATTTTCTCCTGTTGCAAATTCCTTTTGGATTACTGCTTTACGCTATCGGAGGATGGTCTTTTGTAATTTATGGTGTAGTTCTTAGAGCAGTATTGCTATGGCATTCCACTTGGTTTGTCAACTCTGCCACCCATATGTGGGGCTATCGTACCTTTAACGCTGACGATAACGCACGTAATTTGTGGTGGGTATCTATAGTAACCTATGGCGAAGGTTGGCACAACAACCATCATACTTTTCCCAACGTAGCAAAAGCTGGATTCCAGTGGTGGGAAGTTGATGTCACTTGGTGGAGTATTAAACTGTTGCAGACTTTAGGTTTGGCGAAGAAAGTAGTTTTACCACCTTCACAAAGAATGAATCAAGGATGA
- a CDS encoding methylated-DNA--[protein]-cysteine S-methyltransferase, translating to MKLLIDKISSEIGTILIVSDRKRLCALDFADYEARMLKLLQKRYGSCDFQEVENPQGFSSLIQAYLQGDRYSLKNLPIETGGTPFQQQVWLALQTIPWGTTISYGELAAKINKPTAYRAVGLANSLNPIAIVIPCHRVIGANNLLTGYAGGLERKRWLLDHEGIVIHP from the coding sequence ATGAAACTCCTAATTGACAAAATCAGTTCAGAAATTGGCACAATCTTGATTGTTTCTGATAGAAAAAGACTGTGCGCTCTAGATTTTGCGGATTATGAGGCAAGAATGTTAAAACTTCTGCAAAAGCGTTATGGTAGCTGTGACTTTCAAGAGGTAGAGAACCCACAGGGATTTAGTAGCCTAATTCAAGCTTATCTCCAAGGCGATCGCTATAGCCTCAAAAATTTACCGATAGAGACTGGCGGAACTCCTTTTCAGCAGCAAGTGTGGCTTGCTCTACAAACTATCCCTTGGGGGACTACTATTTCATACGGTGAGCTAGCGGCAAAAATTAATAAGCCGACTGCTTATCGCGCTGTCGGCTTGGCAAATTCACTTAATCCAATTGCAATAGTTATTCCCTGTCATCGAGTGATCGGCGCAAACAATCTACTTACAGGATACGCAGGAGGACTAGAGCGTAAGCGTTGGTTGCTTGATCATGAAGGGATAGTAATTCATCCTTGA
- a CDS encoding glycoside hydrolase family 65 protein, translating to MLDDVDISVENSLEPLLDANEWNVIETEFNPTQLHHKETVFTLSNGYLGTRGSFEESYPEDFAASMIHGIYDDTQISHTELVNCPNWLPLVVEVAGEQFGMNSGEILHYERRLDLRLGLVSRDVRWRSPQGHTVDLHFERFASLADQHVLAIRCQITSVDFTGEITVTATFDGEPKTQGTPHWQTLNQGGVDQILWLQSQTLHSGLGLGMSAKLIIDGDETAAVSVKNADFPTLGTTFECNPGKTVIVEKIVTVFTSRETDIPIAAALERLADEPRYTTLLAAHIAAWEQVWQNSDIIIEGDRQAQLSVRYNLFQLLSVAPSHDDHVSIAPKTLSGFAYSGHIFWDTEIFILPFLTFTQPALARNLLTYRYHTLPGARRKAQEAGYQGAMFAWESATTGDEVTPRWVPGANGELVRIWCGDIEVHITADVAYAVWHYWQTTDDDEWMHDYGAEIILDTAVFWESRVQWNQQRHSYDILDVIGPDENHDRVDNNAFTNLMVQWHLQSALALWDWFKHVYPEKAAQLVKQLNLTTERLHRWAEIQERIFVNQDITTGLIEQFEGFFQLEDVNLADYEPRTKSLQGLLGIEATSQKQILKQPDVLMLLYLLRQAYDYNTLKVNWDYYTQRTDHTYGSSLGPAIHAVLACDLNNPTEAYTHFLRAALVDLEDVRLNAAEGIHAASAGGVWQAVVLGFGGVRMTQFGPMACPNLPSTWKRLKFRLQWRNEWYEFDLQPETAMSVVTQEASVPVFATVQAVMVNG from the coding sequence ATGCTTGACGACGTAGATATATCTGTGGAAAATTCCCTTGAGCCACTGCTAGATGCTAACGAATGGAATGTGATTGAGACAGAGTTTAACCCTACACAACTACACCACAAAGAAACTGTCTTCACTCTCAGTAATGGTTATCTAGGAACCAGGGGAAGTTTTGAGGAAAGTTATCCAGAGGATTTTGCCGCCTCAATGATTCATGGCATTTATGATGATACGCAAATTTCCCATACAGAATTAGTAAATTGTCCTAACTGGTTGCCATTGGTAGTGGAGGTGGCGGGTGAACAATTTGGCATGAATTCGGGGGAAATTCTCCATTATGAGCGTCGGTTGGACTTGCGATTGGGTTTAGTTAGTCGTGATGTGCGTTGGCGTTCTCCCCAAGGTCATACTGTAGATTTGCATTTTGAACGTTTTGCTAGTTTGGCAGATCAACACGTATTAGCGATTCGTTGTCAAATCACATCTGTAGATTTTACAGGTGAGATTACAGTCACAGCCACATTTGATGGGGAACCAAAAACCCAAGGGACTCCCCATTGGCAAACTTTAAACCAAGGTGGCGTAGACCAGATTCTTTGGTTACAAAGTCAAACCCTGCATTCTGGCCTTGGTTTGGGAATGAGTGCCAAGTTAATCATAGATGGTGACGAGACTGCGGCTGTTTCTGTCAAAAATGCTGATTTTCCAACTTTGGGGACTACTTTTGAATGTAACCCAGGAAAAACAGTCATTGTGGAAAAGATTGTGACCGTGTTTACTTCCAGAGAAACAGACATCCCCATTGCAGCCGCACTAGAAAGATTAGCTGATGAACCCAGATACACTACCCTATTAGCTGCCCATATTGCTGCTTGGGAGCAAGTTTGGCAAAATAGCGACATTATTATTGAAGGCGATCGCCAAGCCCAACTCAGTGTCCGTTACAATCTTTTTCAATTACTATCCGTAGCACCAAGCCACGACGACCATGTAAGTATAGCCCCTAAAACCCTCTCCGGCTTTGCCTATAGCGGACACATCTTTTGGGACACCGAAATATTTATCCTCCCCTTCCTCACATTTACCCAACCAGCCTTAGCGCGAAACTTACTCACCTACCGCTACCACACCTTACCAGGCGCAAGACGCAAAGCCCAAGAAGCCGGTTATCAAGGCGCAATGTTTGCTTGGGAAAGTGCTACAACCGGTGATGAAGTCACCCCCCGGTGGGTTCCTGGTGCTAATGGTGAGTTAGTAAGAATTTGGTGCGGTGATATCGAAGTACATATCACAGCTGACGTAGCTTATGCAGTTTGGCACTACTGGCAAACTACCGACGATGATGAGTGGATGCACGACTATGGTGCAGAAATAATTCTTGATACAGCCGTGTTTTGGGAAAGTCGCGTCCAGTGGAATCAACAACGCCACAGTTACGACATTCTCGATGTGATTGGCCCCGATGAAAATCATGATCGCGTTGATAATAACGCCTTTACCAACTTGATGGTACAGTGGCACTTACAATCAGCTTTAGCCCTGTGGGATTGGTTCAAACACGTTTATCCCGAAAAAGCTGCACAACTAGTAAAACAACTTAACTTAACTACAGAACGTCTACACCGTTGGGCAGAAATTCAAGAACGTATCTTTGTCAATCAAGATATAACCACAGGTTTAATCGAACAGTTTGAGGGCTTTTTTCAACTAGAAGATGTCAACCTAGCTGATTACGAACCCCGCACAAAATCTTTGCAAGGTTTGTTAGGGATTGAAGCCACTAGCCAAAAGCAAATACTCAAACAGCCTGATGTGTTGATGCTACTTTACTTGCTACGTCAAGCTTACGACTATAACACCCTCAAAGTTAACTGGGACTATTACACCCAACGCACCGACCATACTTATGGTTCTTCACTAGGCCCAGCAATTCATGCTGTCTTAGCTTGCGACCTTAATAACCCTACAGAAGCCTACACTCATTTTTTAAGAGCTGCATTAGTAGATTTGGAAGATGTCAGACTCAATGCCGCCGAAGGAATCCACGCCGCCAGTGCAGGAGGAGTTTGGCAAGCTGTTGTTTTAGGGTTCGGGGGTGTGAGAATGACTCAATTTGGCCCGATGGCTTGTCCTAATCTCCCGTCAACATGGAAACGCTTGAAATTTAGGCTGCAATGGCGTAATGAATGGTATGAGTTTGATTTACAACCAGAAACAGCAATGTCAGTAGTGACACAAGAAGCTTCAGTTCCTGTTTTTGCCACTGTACAAGCTGTAATGGTTAATGGGTAA